Proteins found in one Seonamhaeicola sp. S2-3 genomic segment:
- a CDS encoding tetratricopeptide repeat protein → MATYKKRGYKPKTKVEKQHNIEEGSTTAEVFNTLDEGASKTEAFVEKNQKYIFIILGIVAVIVLGTMGYREFISGPKQVAAMNDMYQAQKYFDEATTSSVAKDSLYNLALNGGEGKFGMLDIISEYSGTDAANLANYYAGTAYLRLKDYKNAVEYLSNFKSEDEILAPLAKGNIGDAFVQLNQPEDALDYYEQAANMRDNEFTTPMYLYKAGNIALELGDADKALSYFKRIKSDYANSTEASNIDVFIGKAQVLANK, encoded by the coding sequence ATGGCAACGTACAAGAAGAGAGGATATAAACCAAAAACTAAAGTAGAAAAACAACACAATATAGAAGAAGGTTCTACAACTGCTGAAGTTTTTAATACCTTAGATGAAGGCGCATCAAAAACCGAAGCTTTTGTTGAAAAAAACCAGAAATACATTTTTATCATTCTAGGAATTGTAGCAGTAATAGTTTTAGGAACTATGGGATATAGAGAATTTATTTCGGGACCCAAACAAGTTGCTGCAATGAATGATATGTATCAGGCACAAAAATATTTTGATGAAGCAACAACGTCAAGCGTAGCTAAAGATTCATTATATAACTTAGCATTAAATGGAGGAGAAGGAAAGTTTGGAATGCTAGACATTATTAGCGAATATAGCGGAACAGATGCTGCTAATTTAGCAAATTACTATGCTGGAACAGCTTATTTAAGATTAAAAGATTATAAGAACGCTGTTGAGTATTTAAGTAACTTTAAAAGTGAAGATGAAATTTTAGCGCCTTTAGCAAAAGGAAATATAGGTGATGCATTTGTGCAATTAAATCAGCCAGAGGATGCATTAGATTATTATGAGCAGGCAGCTAACATGAGAGATAATGAGTTTACTACACCAATGTATTTATACAAGGCTGGAAACATTGCTTTAGAGTTGGGTGATGCAGATAAAGCACTTTCTTATTTTAAAAGAATTAAATCTGATTATGCAAACTCTACAGAGGCCTCTAATATTGACGTATTTATTGGTAAAGCACAAGTTTTAGCCAATAAGTAA
- a CDS encoding DNA replication/repair protein RecF, with protein sequence MILKSLSLLNYKNFDSISFNFNEKINCIVGNNGIGKTNVLDAIYHLSFGKSYFNPVATQNIKHGEEFFVINGEYDKDEKTEKIVISLKRGQKKVIKRNAKAYDKFSEHIGFLPLVIISPADRNLIIEGSDTRRKFVDSVISQSDKNYLSHLINYNKILAQRNALLKYFALNHTFNADTLEVYNNQLTEYGTLIFEKRNAFLKEFIPIFKERYYAISNGNESVNLVYNSHLFEANLNTLLTNALNKDKALQYTSVGIHKDDLLFNIETHPIKKFGSQGQQKSFLIALKLAQFDFIKAQSGVNPILLLDDIFDKLDEQRVAQIIKLVDDENFGQLFISDTHAERTENAVKQVHQSYEIFKL encoded by the coding sequence ATGATTTTAAAATCACTTTCATTACTTAATTATAAAAATTTTGATAGTATTTCATTTAATTTTAATGAAAAAATAAACTGTATTGTTGGTAACAACGGTATTGGGAAAACCAATGTTTTAGATGCTATTTACCACTTATCTTTTGGGAAAAGCTATTTTAATCCGGTAGCTACTCAAAACATAAAACACGGTGAAGAATTTTTTGTAATTAATGGAGAATATGATAAAGACGAAAAAACTGAAAAAATAGTTATTAGCCTAAAGCGGGGGCAAAAAAAAGTTATTAAACGCAACGCAAAAGCCTACGATAAGTTTAGTGAGCATATAGGTTTTTTACCCTTAGTTATTATTTCTCCTGCAGATAGAAATTTAATTATTGAAGGTAGCGATACTAGACGAAAATTTGTAGATAGTGTTATTTCTCAAAGCGATAAAAATTACTTATCTCACCTTATTAATTACAACAAAATATTAGCTCAACGCAATGCGCTTTTAAAATATTTTGCTTTAAATCATACTTTTAATGCCGATACTCTTGAGGTTTACAACAACCAATTAACGGAATACGGAACGCTTATTTTTGAAAAACGAAATGCTTTTTTAAAGGAATTCATTCCTATATTTAAAGAGCGTTACTATGCTATAAGCAATGGAAATGAATCTGTTAATTTGGTATATAACAGCCATTTATTTGAGGCTAATTTAAATACGCTGTTAACAAACGCTTTAAATAAAGATAAAGCCTTACAATACACCAGTGTTGGAATTCATAAAGACGATTTGCTTTTTAATATTGAAACACACCCCATTAAGAAATTTGGTAGTCAAGGGCAACAAAAATCGTTTTTAATTGCTTTAAAGTTAGCACAGTTTGATTTTATAAAAGCACAAAGCGGTGTAAACCCAATTCTGCTACTTGACGATATTTTTGACAAATTAGATGAACAACGTGTGGCTCAAATCATTAAATTAGTAGATGATGAAAATTTTGGTCAGTTATTTATTAGCGACACACATGCCGAACGTACCGAAAATGCCGTAAAGCAAGTACATCAATCTTATGAAATATTCAAACTTTAA
- a CDS encoding DUF721 domain-containing protein has product MPKRHNEHISIKDALKEFVETNNLEKGLDKVNVTDAWAKLMGNGVNNYTTSVNLQRDTLYVQLSSSVLREELSYGKQKIIDMLNEELGKEIIKKLILR; this is encoded by the coding sequence ATGCCTAAACGCCATAACGAACATATTAGCATAAAAGACGCCTTAAAAGAATTTGTAGAAACTAATAATTTAGAAAAAGGCTTAGACAAAGTTAATGTTACCGATGCTTGGGCTAAACTAATGGGTAACGGCGTTAATAATTATACAACGTCTGTAAATTTACAAAGAGACACGCTTTATGTTCAGTTAAGTTCTAGTGTTTTAAGAGAAGAACTAAGCTACGGAAAACAAAAAATAATTGATATGCTTAATGAAGAATTGGGTAAAGAAATCATTAAAAAATTGATTTTAAGATAA
- a CDS encoding cold-shock protein: MSKGTVKFFNDSKGFGFIVEEDNNKEHFVHISGLIDEIREGDNVEFDLQEGRKGLNAVNVKVI; this comes from the coding sequence ATGAGTAAAGGTACCGTAAAATTCTTCAATGATTCTAAAGGTTTTGGATTCATAGTTGAAGAGGACAACAACAAAGAACATTTCGTACACATTTCAGGACTTATCGATGAAATTCGTGAAGGCGACAATGTTGAATTCGATCTACAAGAAGGTAGAAAAGGATTAAACGCCGTAAACGTAAAAGTAATCTAA
- a CDS encoding nucleoside-diphosphate kinase, whose translation MATNRTFTMLKPDAVEKGHIGSILEKISASGFRIVAMKLTQMTKADAETFYAIHKERPFFGELVEYMTRGPIVAAILEKDNAVEDFRTLIGATNPADAAEGTIRKLYADSISENAIHGSDSDENAAIEGAFHFSGREQF comes from the coding sequence ATGGCAACAAATAGAACATTTACAATGCTTAAGCCAGATGCTGTTGAGAAAGGACACATTGGCTCAATATTAGAGAAAATTTCGGCTTCAGGGTTTAGAATTGTAGCAATGAAATTAACGCAAATGACAAAAGCTGATGCAGAAACTTTTTATGCAATACATAAAGAGCGTCCGTTTTTTGGTGAATTGGTTGAGTATATGACTCGTGGGCCAATAGTAGCAGCAATATTAGAAAAAGATAATGCTGTTGAAGATTTTAGAACTTTAATTGGAGCTACAAATCCTGCCGATGCTGCAGAAGGAACCATTCGTAAACTTTATGCAGATTCTATAAGTGAAAACGCTATTCACGGAAGTGATAGCGATGAAAATGCAGCTATTGAAGGTGCTTTTCATTTTTCGGGAAGAGAACAGTTTTAG
- a CDS encoding bifunctional oligoribonuclease/PAP phosphatase NrnA produces MKKQDINSIKQLLSTTKKIVIVPHKNPDGDAIGSTLGLYHYLLKNNHKAQVITPNNYPNFLKWIPGENFILKHDTQTKLCENLINEAEIIFTLDFNAFHRTGNMETVLANSNAIKIMIDHHQAPDDYATYMFSDVTMSSTCEMIYHFIDMLGDLDLIDANIATCLYTGIMTDTGSFRFSSTTSTTHRIVANLIEKGANNANIHNNVYDTNSYNRLQLLGCALNNLKVIPEFKTAYITLSQKELNTYNYTKGDTEGVVNYGLSLEGVILAAIFIEDQQEGIIKISLRSKGNFSVNEMSRAHFNGGGHTNAAGGKSYATLKETVEKFISILPTYNKALNNE; encoded by the coding sequence ATGAAAAAACAAGACATTAATAGTATAAAGCAGTTATTATCAACCACTAAAAAGATTGTAATTGTTCCGCATAAAAACCCAGATGGAGATGCTATAGGCTCTACTCTTGGTTTGTACCATTACCTTTTAAAAAACAATCATAAGGCACAAGTTATAACACCTAATAATTACCCTAATTTTTTAAAATGGATACCTGGTGAAAACTTTATTTTAAAACATGATACTCAAACCAAACTTTGCGAAAATTTAATTAATGAAGCTGAAATTATTTTCACTTTAGACTTTAATGCGTTCCATAGAACAGGGAATATGGAAACAGTGCTTGCTAATAGTAATGCTATTAAAATAATGATTGATCATCATCAAGCTCCCGATGATTATGCAACCTATATGTTTAGTGATGTTACAATGAGTTCTACTTGTGAAATGATTTATCATTTTATAGATATGTTAGGTGATTTAGATTTAATTGATGCAAACATTGCCACCTGTTTATACACTGGTATTATGACAGACACCGGCTCTTTTAGGTTTTCGTCAACAACAAGCACAACTCATAGAATAGTTGCAAATCTTATTGAAAAAGGTGCCAATAATGCCAACATACATAATAATGTTTATGACACCAACAGCTATAATAGGCTTCAACTTTTAGGTTGTGCTCTTAATAATTTAAAAGTAATACCAGAGTTTAAAACGGCTTATATTACATTATCTCAAAAAGAATTAAACACCTACAATTACACTAAAGGTGATACTGAAGGCGTTGTAAATTATGGATTATCACTAGAAGGCGTAATATTAGCAGCCATATTTATTGAAGACCAGCAAGAAGGTATTATTAAAATATCGTTGCGTTCTAAAGGCAATTTTTCAGTAAACGAAATGTCTAGAGCTCATTTTAACGGTGGCGGGCACACCAATGCCGCAGGCGGAAAAAGTTATGCTACTTTAAAAGAAACCGTTGAAAAATTTATTAGTATATTACCTACTTATAATAAAGCCCTAAACAATGAATAA
- the gldI gene encoding gliding motility-associated peptidyl-prolyl isomerase GldI, whose translation MNKLLILILLLLAFGCKTPEARRPISSKSGSFIDESVARNKELNAKEQAAIENIMKQEKHDYIASESGFWYYYNTKVDADTLKTPDFGDIVNYNYNVKTLNGKLIYSKAEIKTQNYAMDKQELFTGLREGLKLMKTGETVTFLFPSQKAYGYYGDENRIGTNVPLICEVTVNSITQNQDK comes from the coding sequence ATGAATAAATTACTTATACTCATACTACTATTATTGGCATTTGGCTGTAAAACACCAGAAGCCAGAAGACCTATTTCATCAAAATCTGGTTCTTTTATAGATGAGTCTGTAGCAAGAAATAAAGAATTAAATGCCAAAGAACAAGCTGCTATAGAAAATATCATGAAACAAGAAAAACATGATTATATTGCTTCTGAAAGTGGATTTTGGTATTACTACAATACAAAGGTAGATGCAGATACTTTAAAAACTCCAGACTTTGGTGATATTGTTAACTATAACTACAATGTAAAAACCTTAAATGGTAAACTCATCTACTCTAAAGCCGAAATAAAAACCCAAAATTACGCCATGGATAAGCAAGAACTTTTTACTGGCTTACGAGAAGGTTTAAAACTCATGAAAACTGGCGAAACTGTTACTTTTCTATTTCCGTCTCAAAAAGCCTATGGGTATTACGGTGATGAAAACAGAATAGGAACTAATGTCCCTTTAATTTGCGAAGTTACAGTTAACTCTATTACTCAAAACCAAGACAAATAA
- a CDS encoding peptidylprolyl isomerase has translation MLTLNNILKVCCAILLIACVSCKDQYPELDNGLYAEINTTKGTMVAKLAYKKAPVTVANFVSLAEANNPLVDSTFLGKKFYDGLTFHRVIDSFIIQTGKPIKYGMSDAGYRFNDEFDKTLKHDKKGILAMANPGRINSNGSQFYITQIPTPWLDAYDEEGILKFCEEDYVFCHSVFGEVILGLNVIDSIKVNDVITSVNIIRKGSAAINFDAPKVFINHFAEEERKEQEAKEKAEAIIKKTKKIFDEQLAKAITLPSGLQYYISKKGEGKKLPSNAIAKVHYAVYYENGKLIETSNLKIAEALYAVNEKRRKANKYQPITADIGPDAQMIPGFKEGLQQLHVGDKATLFLPYYLAYGEAGNNGIPPKSNLIFEVEVLELLR, from the coding sequence ATGCTTACCCTTAACAACATTTTAAAAGTTTGTTGTGCCATTTTATTAATAGCATGTGTGTCTTGTAAAGACCAATATCCAGAATTAGATAATGGTTTGTATGCAGAAATAAACACTACTAAAGGTACAATGGTTGCCAAATTAGCCTACAAAAAAGCACCTGTAACGGTTGCAAACTTTGTATCATTAGCAGAAGCAAACAACCCCCTTGTTGATAGCACCTTTCTTGGGAAAAAATTTTATGACGGACTCACATTCCATAGGGTTATTGACTCATTTATAATTCAAACTGGAAAACCCATTAAATACGGGATGTCTGATGCGGGTTATAGGTTTAATGATGAATTTGACAAAACCCTAAAACACGATAAAAAAGGCATCTTAGCCATGGCTAACCCAGGTCGTATCAACTCTAATGGTAGTCAATTTTACATTACTCAAATTCCAACGCCATGGTTAGACGCTTATGACGAAGAAGGTATTTTAAAATTTTGTGAAGAAGATTATGTGTTCTGCCATTCTGTTTTTGGAGAAGTTATTTTAGGTCTTAATGTTATAGACTCTATTAAAGTAAACGATGTTATAACATCTGTAAATATTATTAGAAAAGGTAGTGCTGCCATAAATTTTGATGCCCCCAAGGTTTTCATTAACCATTTTGCAGAAGAAGAACGCAAAGAACAAGAAGCCAAAGAAAAAGCTGAAGCTATTATTAAAAAAACTAAAAAAATATTTGATGAACAATTAGCTAAAGCCATAACATTGCCTTCTGGTTTACAATATTATATTTCTAAAAAAGGAGAAGGCAAAAAACTCCCCAGTAATGCTATTGCAAAAGTACACTACGCCGTATATTATGAAAACGGAAAACTTATTGAAACAAGTAACTTAAAAATAGCTGAAGCCCTTTATGCCGTTAACGAAAAACGACGAAAAGCTAACAAATACCAGCCAATAACTGCTGATATTGGTCCAGATGCACAAATGATTCCTGGATTTAAAGAAGGACTTCAGCAATTGCATGTTGGCGATAAAGCCACCTTATTTTTGCCATACTATTTAGCTTATGGTGAAGCAGGCAATAACGGAATCCCCCCTAAATCTAATCTAATTTTTGAAGTTGAAGTTTTAGAATTACTAAGATAA
- the lgt gene encoding prolipoprotein diacylglyceryl transferase codes for MHVLKFDWNPITGIDIIGNFKLHFYSLMWIIAFLVGWYIMKRIFTKEKVSLTYLDPLFIYTVLATMIGARLGHVIFYQSELISEDFFSIFLPFSFKNGIEFTGFQGLASHGAAIGIIVGMYLYRKKYKYKSLLWLLDRLVISVASGAVFIRIGNFINSEIIGKESGDFPLGVRFIQDYYYKSQITQLTGIKDVQKAYNAVTDNPQFAELLQAVPYRHPAQLYESFCYIFVFLILWYFYSKTPKKDQTGFLFGLFLILLWTVRFFVEFVKEPQNLERADWLLNTGQWLSIPFILVGLYFMFVYKPKHAVK; via the coding sequence ATGCACGTATTAAAATTTGACTGGAACCCCATAACAGGCATTGATATTATAGGTAATTTTAAATTGCACTTTTATAGCCTTATGTGGATTATTGCTTTTTTAGTTGGTTGGTACATTATGAAACGTATTTTCACCAAAGAAAAAGTATCTTTAACTTATTTAGACCCGTTGTTTATATACACCGTTTTAGCCACTATGATTGGTGCTAGATTAGGTCATGTTATATTTTATCAATCTGAACTAATATCTGAAGACTTTTTTAGTATTTTCTTACCCTTTAGCTTTAAAAATGGTATAGAATTTACCGGATTTCAAGGATTGGCAAGTCATGGAGCTGCTATTGGAATTATAGTAGGCATGTATTTATACCGAAAAAAATATAAGTACAAATCTTTACTTTGGCTGCTTGACAGATTGGTTATATCTGTAGCCTCTGGTGCCGTATTTATTAGAATTGGAAACTTTATTAATTCTGAAATTATAGGTAAAGAATCTGGAGACTTTCCGTTAGGCGTACGTTTTATTCAAGATTATTATTACAAAAGCCAAATTACACAACTAACAGGTATAAAAGATGTTCAAAAGGCTTATAACGCAGTAACTGATAATCCGCAATTTGCTGAATTATTACAAGCAGTTCCTTATAGGCACCCCGCTCAATTATATGAGTCTTTTTGTTATATTTTTGTGTTCTTAATTTTATGGTATTTTTACTCTAAAACTCCTAAAAAGGATCAAACTGGATTTTTATTTGGTTTATTTTTAATCTTACTCTGGACCGTTCGTTTCTTTGTTGAGTTTGTAAAAGAACCTCAAAATTTAGAACGTGCCGACTGGCTGTTAAACACAGGACAATGGTTAAGCATTCCGTTTATACTTGTTGGTTTATATTTTATGTTTGTTTACAAACCTAAACATGCTGTTAAATAA
- a CDS encoding DUF192 domain-containing protein, whose protein sequence is MRFKGLFYGLLILGFVACKDNNKAIKQTKVTFKKEGELSIHKIKTDSTTIDLDIEIADTDYDIQTGLMYRDSMKNNQGMLFVFDDERPRSFYMKNTKIPLDLIFIKGDKTIVSFQKNAQPFDETSLPSNAPAKYVLEINAGLADSWNLKVGDSLSF, encoded by the coding sequence ATGCGTTTTAAAGGACTTTTTTATGGCTTACTAATATTAGGTTTTGTTGCTTGTAAAGACAACAACAAAGCTATTAAACAAACTAAGGTAACTTTTAAAAAAGAAGGCGAACTCTCTATTCATAAAATTAAAACAGATTCTACTACCATTGATTTAGATATTGAAATTGCTGATACTGATTATGATATTCAAACAGGGTTAATGTATAGAGATTCTATGAAGAACAACCAAGGCATGCTTTTTGTTTTTGATGATGAAAGACCGCGTTCTTTTTACATGAAAAACACAAAAATTCCGTTAGACCTTATTTTTATTAAGGGAGATAAAACTATAGTGAGTTTTCAAAAAAATGCACAACCCTTTGATGAAACCTCTCTCCCTTCTAATGCACCTGCTAAGTACGTATTAGAAATTAATGCTGGTTTAGCAGATTCTTGGAACTTAAAAGTAGGTGATAGTTTAAGCTTTTAA
- a CDS encoding endonuclease/exonuclease/phosphatase family protein — protein sequence MRIIEWNSQGAFRKKNDRILSLRPDILIIPECESENKLKFGDLTPKPTDFFWYGDSENKGIGIFSYSDYKFELLKIFNPRFRFIIPLKVTGKDSSFLLFAIWAMDNKEKPEARYIGQIWLAINYYSNLLSLPCVLTGDFNSNKIWDEKKRVGNHSDMVEFLKKENIFSLYHKQEKIEQGKEIHPTFHMYRKTEKPYHIDYFFASDLIIKDGFEIKVGKAKNWIDLSDHVPLTLELQTKTRLGKLNDLFSDHLTIKLKELSSDSHTRFADLIADLIEKAKKIDNLNGSIESLKKREQLIVKYEKLFEIDKLINELKE from the coding sequence ATGAGAATCATTGAATGGAATAGTCAGGGAGCATTTAGAAAAAAGAACGATAGGATTCTATCATTGCGACCTGATATTTTGATAATTCCAGAATGTGAATCGGAAAACAAACTAAAATTTGGTGATTTGACTCCAAAACCGACTGACTTTTTCTGGTACGGTGATTCTGAAAACAAAGGAATTGGAATTTTCTCATACTCAGACTACAAATTTGAATTATTAAAAATATTTAACCCAAGATTTAGATTTATTATTCCATTAAAAGTCACAGGAAAAGACAGTTCATTTTTGCTTTTTGCAATTTGGGCAATGGATAATAAAGAAAAACCAGAAGCAAGATACATCGGACAGATTTGGCTTGCGATAAATTATTACTCAAATCTTTTATCCTTGCCATGTGTTTTGACAGGTGATTTCAACTCAAATAAAATTTGGGACGAGAAAAAGCGAGTTGGAAATCATTCTGATATGGTTGAATTCCTGAAAAAGGAAAATATTTTCAGTTTGTACCATAAGCAAGAGAAAATTGAACAAGGAAAAGAAATTCATCCAACTTTTCACATGTATCGCAAGACTGAAAAACCTTATCACATTGATTATTTTTTCGCATCAGACTTGATTATAAAAGATGGATTTGAAATTAAAGTTGGTAAAGCTAAAAACTGGATTGATTTAAGTGACCATGTTCCTTTGACACTTGAATTACAGACCAAAACGAGACTTGGAAAATTAAACGATTTGTTTAGTGACCACTTGACAATTAAGTTAAAGGAATTATCATCTGACTCACATACAAGATTCGCTGATTTAATCGCAGACTTGATTGAAAAAGCAAAGAAAATTGATAATTTAAACGGCTCGATTGAGAGTCTTAAAAAACGAGAACAGTTGATTGTAAAATATGAGAAACTGTTTGAAATAGATAAATTGATTAACGAATTGAAAGAATAA
- a CDS encoding DUF6250 domain-containing protein, whose amino-acid sequence MQYYRNNQLIFNFYDSEPLTSGYFGFRTTINHMTTDNV is encoded by the coding sequence ATTCAATATTACAGAAACAACCAATTAATTTTTAATTTCTATGATTCAGAACCACTTACGTCTGGGTACTTTGGTTTTCGTACCACAATTAACCATATGACAACAGATAACGTTTAG